The Glycine max cultivar Williams 82 chromosome 12, Glycine_max_v4.0, whole genome shotgun sequence genome window below encodes:
- the LOC106795321 gene encoding uncharacterized protein, whose amino-acid sequence MDRSWMNASPITEEYENGVEEFLQFAQSKAEPMWGKFFCPCVKCANGRRQTIDDIRTHLICEGIIRSYTKWIWHGESLDTADMSQPDDVTAASGNPIEEMIRDLGQEGFEEAHAALYDNIEVDSKMPLYSGCTSFTKLSAVLALVNLKAQFGWSDKSFSELLMLLKTILPADNVLPKNHYEAKKILCPVGMQYEKIHACCNDCILYRGEFAELHDCPVCRVSRYKTSNGDSTVLVSAANRRPAKVCWYLPIIRRFKRLFANGEDAKNLMWHANTRKSDGLMRHPADSPQWKAIDRLYPDFGAEPRNLRLGLATDGMNPFGTLTTNHSPWPVLLFIYNLPPWLCMKRKYVMLSMMIAGPRQPGNDIDVYLRPLIDDLRKLWDEGVDVWDANLQHAFKLRAMVFCTINDFPAYGNLSGYSVKGHHACPICEQNTSFRQLKHGKKTVYTRHQRFLKQFHPYRRLKKAFDGTQEHETAPIPLTGDEVYQWVKDVENMFGKSQKKPSSTSNMWKKKSIFFDLPYWSDHHVRHCIDVMHVEKNVCDSLIGTLLNMKGKTKDGFKCRQDLVDIGIRQVLHPISKGTRTYLPPACYTMSTAEKRSFCECLRNMKVPQGYSSNIKSLVSVNELKLVGLKSHDCHVLMQQLLPVAIRGTLPEKVRVAISRLCFIFNAICAKVIDPKQLDALEDEVAIVLCQMEMFFPPSFFDIMVHLVVHLVREIRSCGPVYFRWMYPVERYMKVLKGYTKNRHRPEASIVERYVAEECIEFASQQTIVADKTVSRRLTLLAIGPNLNVPTWKGYDINNYSFYTKSQDDKSSVQNSGVCVDADSDHFCSTSDNNPIRASISYFGVIQEIWEVDYTAFRVPVFKCQWVNGTTGVFQDPLGFTLVDLSKVAYMEEPFIMAAQARQVFYVQDPCNSRLCVVLQGRPSGMNYHNDESTLDIAQMSGFSKQLPSMNEADEVDDGHANRVDHDEGLWENIPTG is encoded by the exons atggatcgaagttggatgaacgcATCACCTATCACTGAAGAGTACGAGAATGGTGTTGAAGAGTTTTTGCAGTTTGCTCAAAGTAAAGCGGAACCTATGTGGGGGAAATTTTTTTGTCCATGTGTGAAGTGTGCAAATGGGAGGCGCCAAACAATTGATGACATAAGAACTCATCTTATTTGTGAGGGAATAATTCGTAGCTACACaaagtggatatggcatggggaaTCCCTCGATACAGCTGACATGTCACAGCCTGACGATGTTACTGCAGCCAGTGGAAATCCTATAGAAGAAATGATTCGCGATCTTGGGCAAGAGGGGTTTGAAGAGGCACATGCAGCGTTGTATGACAACATAGAAGTTGATTCAAAAATGCCTTTGTATTCCGGCTGCACATCTTTCACAAAGTTGTCTGCTGTGTTAGCTCTAGTTAACTTGAAGGCCCaatttgggtggagtgacaagagTTTTAGTGAGTTGCTGATGTTGTTGAAAACAATTCTTCCTGCTGATAACGTGTTGCCAAAGAATCACTACGAAGCAAAGAAGATTTTATGTCCAGTTGGGATGCAGTACGaaaaaattcatgcatgttgTAATGACTGCATTTTGTACAGAGGTGAATTTGCTGAACTACATGACTGCCCTGTGTGCAGGGTTTCAAGGTACAAAACGAGCAACGGAGATTCTACTGTACTAGTATCTGCCGCCAACCGCCGTCCAGCGAAGGTGTGTTGGTATCTCCCAATAATACGAAGGTTTAAGCGGTTGTTTGCTAATGGGGAAGATGCAAAAAACCTTATGTGGCATGCAAATACCAGAAAATCAGATGGATTGATGCGACATCCTGCAGATAGCCCGCAATGGAAGGCAATTGATCGTCTATATCCTGACTTTGGGGCCGAGCCTAGAAATTTAAGGCTTGGTCTTGCAACAGACGGAATGAACCCATTTGGAACATTAACTACTAACCATAGCCCGTGGCCTGTTTTGCTGTTCATTTATAATCTCCCTCcgtggttgtgcatgaagcgaaagtaTGTTATGCTGAGTATGATGATAGCTGGTCCAAGACAACCAGGTAATGATATCGACGTATATCTAAGACCTTTAATTGATGATTTGCGGAAATTGTGGGATGAAGGGGTTGATGTATGGGACGCAAATTTGCAGCATGCTTTCAAGTTGCGTGCAATGGTTTTTTGTACCATAAATGACTTTCCAGCCTACGGAAATTTAAGTGGATATAGTGTCAAAGGACATCACGCATGTCCTATATGTGAGCAAAATACAAGTTTCCGCCAACTTAAACATGGAAAGAAGACTGTCTATACTAGGCATCAAAGATTTCTCAAACAGTTTCATCCGTATCGACGATTGAAGAAGGCATTCGATGGAACTCAAGAACATGAAACCGCGCCAATTCCATTAACTGGTGATGAAGTATATCAGTGGGTCAAGGATGTCGAAAATATGTTCGGCAAGTCCCAAAAAAAACCATCATCCACTTCAAACATGTGGAAAAAGAAGtctattttctttgatcttccgtactggtccgATCATCATGTTAGGCATTGTATAGACGTGATGCATgtcgagaaaaatgtttgtgattctTTAATTGGGACCCTCCTAAACATgaaaggcaagacaaaggatggtttcAAGTGTCGTCAAGACTTGGTTGACATAGGTATACGTCAGGTTTTGCATCCTATCTCAAAAGGTACCAGGACATATCTGCCCCCAGCCTGTTATACAATGTCAACAGCTGAAAAGAGAAGTTTTTGTGAATGCTTGCGTAATATGAAAGTCCCACAAGGCTACTCTTCAAACATCAAGAGTCTTGTGTCTGTGAATGAGCTTAAGTTGGTTGGCTTGAAATCGCATGATTGTCATGTGTTAATGCAACAACTTTTGCCTGTTGCAATCCGCGGAACATTGCCTGAGAAGGTCCGTGTTGCAATCAGTCGcttgtgtttcatttttaatgcTATATGTGCGAAGGTCATTGACCCTAAACAGTTGGATGCTTTGGAAGATGAGGTTGCCATTGTCCTTTGTCAAATGGAGATGTTTTTCcctccttcattttttgacattatGGTACACTTAGTTGTTCATCTGGTAAGGGAAATAAGGTCTTGTGGTCCTGTGTATTTTAGATGGATGTATCCAGTTGAGCGGTACATGAAGGTCTTAAAGGGTTATACGAAGAATCGACATCGACCAGAGGCCTCAATAGTGGAAAGATACGTTGCTGAAGAATGCATTGAGTTTGCCTCACA ACAAACAATAGTTGCTGATAAAACTGTTTCCAGAAGACTGACATTGTTAGCCATTGGCCCAAATCTGAATGTCCCTACATGGAAGGGGTATGACATTAACAATTATTCATTCTACACAAAGTCCCAAGATGATAAAAGTTCGGTACAAAACAGCGGGGTCTGTGTTGATGCTGATTCGGATCACTTTTGCAGTACATCGGACAACAACCCCATTCGAGCATCCATATCTTACTTTGGTGTCATTCAAGAAATTTGGGAGGTTGATTATACAGCATTTAGAGTGCCTGTTTTTAAGTGTCAGTGGGTCAACGGGACAACGGGTGTGTTTCAAGATCCATTGGGATTTACTTTGGTAGACCTTAGTAAGGTGGCATATATGGAGGAACCTTTCATTATGGCAGCACAAGCCAGACAAGTTTTCTATGTACAAGATCCATGTAATTCAAGATTGTGTGTGGTTCTGCAAGGAAGACCAAGTGGAATGAATTACCATAACGATGAGTCAACCCTTGACATTGCTCAAATGTCTGGTTTTTCGAAACAATTGCCTTCAATGAATGAAGCTGATGAAGTGGATGATGGACATGCAAATCGtgtagatcatgatgaaggtctATGGGAAAACATTCCTACAGGCTGA